TTACAACACTATGAACATACCAACATAATATCATTAACACATTCAATGCTTATATTATCATCCAAGATCAAAGCATTTATTTAGAGCATTAATTATACAATGAAAAACATACTTCCAATGTTGGGTATTCCATCTCCTTAAGTTATCATGACCACTCATAATTTGTAGAAAACACAAGAACAACCCTCAAAGAGAACAAAATGCAATAGAGAAGTTTATGATGAGCAAACCTCTTATCAAAACCACCCTTAATCCCCAATTACCTCTTCATACACTACATGTATGATGCTCTATTACCCTAGGGATATAAGTGGGCTCATTATAATATGAGGTGATGGACTATAGTTTAATGAGCCAATACATAGTCATTAGGGTGACACCATGTGCCTTTAATGTAATTAGTAAGTGTGAATCATCATATTATAGTTATTAACAATTGATAGACACTTAAATTAATGAttgtgattatattagtccatggAATAATTCTATCACAGTTTGGAAAATACGGTGCTTAAGCGAATCTAGTTTGATGCTTCACTAAATCCATTAATGGCAAATCTAGCAACCAACTTTAACGAGACCTCCACAATAGCTAGTCCAAGTTTCTCTGTATTAAGCATTCAGTGTTAGAATCGGTTTTGGTAGGCATTAAATTCAGATGCTAGCAATCATGGACGGagctagagctgtaaatacgagCCGGGCTTTCTAGCACagcacgaaaccggcacgagcacgacactgcacgaaaaaatatgggattgggccaggcacgacatgaattgaaaattggcacgacACGGCatgacaagcccgaaggcacgacacgaatgcACAAACAAACTAgaccgaaagcacgacacgataaaaaacccgatattttgacataatgataataaatttttatttgtcaattatctataaattaaaatgataataaaaatctaatttttttctcaattttatatttttataattatattaatatattttaagatttttgAGTTAAAATTTTTAGTATTTAATATTAGGTATTCaatttctaataattatctttgatataattttgtgtaaagtattgttaaaatgtatttaaaaatatctaaaactacaatttgaataaataaatgtatttagATGGATGGTAagtccattgattgttaaagaggaggtggagggttcaattccccATCATTACTTTTTTTGGTAATAATAAAATGAGCCTAAAAGTGggcccgaataaggaaagtgggaCGGCACGACATGGGTCGGGCCCATGGGCCGCgctgggcttactctttcaaatatgggGCGGCCCGCATTTACAGCTCTAGATGGAGCCACATAGTGGCAAGTGGGGgctttcttatttttttattatttaataatttctatatattaatatttttattataaaaaatcttaaatataaaaaaaataattaaatttaggccctcatgaaattttaaaaaaattcttaaatttactaaaaattacatttaaaccTCTTAAATTACTGAAACAATTCctccaaattttaaaaaatattacattaagcccccaaaaattaaaaaaaaaaacccatacTTTTTTTAAAAGCTTACatttaaatatcttaaaattaCAGAAAATTCtctaaatttaaaacaaaaaacattGAAATCCCTCTaaaattattgaaaaaaataGCCCTAGCAAAGGTGAAGTTCCAACGACAACACCGGAGATGTAAGTGGTGCAACAATTGCTCCCAAACACCTCAATCCTAAGCATACATCattcattaaatatatatttgtatatataggAAGCTCCTAATGATCTTTTTATTTGAGTATATTattaaaaaagtaaaattaaattTAGTTtgcaaattttaaaaatatatagattaaatttattttagaAAGTAAAttgtttttcttctatttttggattttttatatttttaaataaatactttattttacGACAGATTGTTCAATAACATGTTGTCATGTTGGTCGTTATTAATATTTACGACTAATGACCAACATCTGCAATACTTTTATAACATAAGAGAGTATTGTCATTAAAAAATATGGAGCATACATacaatttttgtgaaaaaaagaGAATTATGCCACAAATATCCTTAATATAATCAATCTATTtattatttagaaataatatttatttttttattttttatttttttttaaaggtgAAATGTTTCATTAAAAGATGCCAAAGCATCAAAACTCATACAGACCGAGTACATAAGACTATGGCCACAGGCACATTGGTAAGCCATGCCACCGGACTATAGCATTTTCAATGAGAGGGCTAGCTACTTGTTAGGGAGTTTGGGTGTTCAGAAAgcgtaaagttgaaattggaaataatgaagaaatattttacTAGTTATGAAAAAATACAATTCTCTCTCTAATCAGGAGAAAAATATAAAAGAGTAAGTTAGTTCTGAAAAATAAAATGATTAGGAGAAGATTTAAAATTGATTACAATATCTTAATTAATAAGTTTCTCTAAAGCGGACTAACCACAAAATATTATATGGCTAACTCTTATATGTGTATATCCCAAACGTGAATATAAGAGCAATCCCTGTAGCATTGCAGAAGCTTCGGCCAGATGTGGCAATATAGTCGAGATTTGTGTCTTGTGGTACAGAAGATGACAATAGGCACAATCCATTATGATAAAAAAATAACTATATCCAACATAATTAAAGATTTcctataattttctttttattaatatctccttaacctttttaatttttttattattaaataaataataatatagacATAAGTACATATTTTTTATCACCAAcaattttttgttaaatttaaagaaaattcaaatttataaaataatcttACATTAGACATGCCTTTACTTACATATATGTGGTATTATGGCTATTGTTTTGTTTGCTTTCTATTTTATTTGTTTGATTTTGTGTGTTAGGTAATATATAGCACATACAATTTACATACACAAATATGTATCTTGATATAGATATTTGTATGTATAAACGCTTagcaaatatatataattgaccATGACTAGGACAAACAACGGGTCATtaaagtgaaactcattgattaGAATAATGAATACAAAATAATGAGATTCCTTTTCTCTTGTTTCCCAAAAGGAATACTACTGTAGCAAAATTAGGCTTTGAAATTGACTCATATAGACTTTTTCAAACTTCAAATATACACaatattttctctaaaaaaatatattattttggtcTTTGCATAAATAACAACTTTAACTTGTTgtcttaaaaaaattaatagtaattttttattttacaaaatttaCTAAAACTAACCATACATTTTATTACAAATAACTTGTTGGTCacttttttaaatattttctgtTATTTTATTACAAATAATATAGTTTAAATTAATTTGCTACATTTTTTATGTATAAAATGATTAAGAATTtagtaattataataatataagagtataattaacaaaaatcaaaatcaagtttataattaatttttatagattttaataaacagaagatatttatttgaattttctaAAGAAACTATcaaatttagtaattaattaaaACGTCAGGACTAAAATAATGCCCAAAGCAATTAAAAACAGTTTCCTATTCTATTTTCCAATGCTACTAGGCTAATGATGATTGAAATATCATAGTCACATGACATAATAGCAAAATCTTATCATATGCTTAAATCGGGGATGAAAATAACTCTCCCTAATCAATATTATACTTTTTTTGTATTATATTCCATGTTTAGGGTTGGTTTTGAAATGATTGATGAGTTGGATAAATAAATTTCAGAAAAGATTTTATGaattatgaagaagaaaaaaaactaattcagatgttttttaaaaaataataataatttttttgataTAACTAATGGGAACAGTACACTTATTCGAAGTGCACAGTTGCTTTCAGTATGAGACTTGGATTCATAGACCAATTCAGGTCTAAAAGAATACGATTCTCTTCTCTATCTGACACACCACCCTTTGGATAAGTTTTTCTCATTCCCACGTCAACGCACAATAGAAGCGtttacttttatgtttttcattttttttaatttttagagaaaatttttaaaaaattaattgttttataTTTCTTCTTATTTATTTACTTATAGTGCTAAACAGAACCCATTTTGATTGTTAATTTGTTGCACTTATCATCCACCACTTTCTTCTATCTTGTTTGGAGGCATAAAGaataataaaatcaaataataataatagtacatGTATAAATAAAACCCACCAATCCACCTTAGTCTATATTTTTTGTCTTTGTGTTTGGTCGTCCCCCAAAAACCAAAACTTCTCTTCTTAGAAAATCCTCTGTTTCTCTCAAACGCGGCATTCCCACGTTTCACCCTAGAACAGCAAAGTCTTTTCCcagaaaaaaaaaggaataaaacgaagaagaaaaagaatCAAAGTTTGTGGCAAAATCAGCTGTATAAGACGTGAAACCTAAAGAAATCCGAGACACACTGTTGATAAAGATGCTGGAGCTTTGCCGGCGGCCATTGGAAAGGTGCTTTGGAGTTGGAAATGGTGGTGATGAGCTTCTATGGCATTTGGGCCTCAAGCCTTACGCTTCAGGAGACTATTCCATAGCTGCGGTTCAAGCCAATTTTTCTCTTGAAGATCAAGGACAGGTGTTCACTTCTCCTTCCGCCACGTATGTTGGTATCTACGACGGCCATGGCGGTCCCGAAGCTTCTCGATTCATCACCAACCATCTCTTCCCTTACCTTCAAAGTCAGTTCTATTCACTCCCCTCCACTTGACTCGTTTTTTTCAGTCTTTTAACTGagaatttttttctttcaacatATCTTTTTTTTAGTGTTTTTGATATATATTGGTCTGAATGATTCTCAGAATTCTCGACCGAACAAGGTGGACTATCTGTGGATGTGATAAAGAAGGCGTTTGATGCTACCGAAGAGGAGTTCTTACACTTGGTGAGACAATCATGGCCAGCACGGCCTCAGATTGCTTCCGTTGGCTCATGTTGCCTAGTTGGGGCCATATCCGACGACGTTTTATACGTGGCTAATCTTGGGGACTCGAGAGCGGTTCTTGGCCGGAGAGGGTTTGAAGGGCAGTCGAGTAATGGTACGGTCGTCGCAGAGAGACTCTCAACTGATCATAACGTGGCAGTGGAGGAGGTGAGGAAGGAAGTTAAGGACCTTCACCCTGATGATTCTCACATTGTAGTGTACACTCGTGGTGTTTGGCGAATCAAGGGTATTATTCAGGTAAACTTTTGTGTCTTTTGTTTATATTTTACTCTTTAGCAAGTGAACATTTGTTTGGTGGTCTTCTGTTCTTGTTTGATGGCATTTTAACATGTTAAATCGACGGAATTGGTCTGGTCTTTGTTGTTGCGAGATTGGTTGTTAGTAATTTGGAGTAGTTTTTGGATGTTTTGCTTGTTCATATGGTACTCTTTTGGTTTCTTGGctgaaaaatgttgggaaaagtTGGGTGACTTTTGGTTCATTGATCGTGTTTCGAATTTTGAAGGCATAGCATCTTAGTTCAATTGCTACATAAAATGGGTGACGTGTCTTGTTTTCAGGGCCTATAAACTTCAGTGATTGCTCTTGTGAATCATATTTCTATCGATCTTGATATGCACAAAATTTGATACTTATCCCATTTTTTAGGTGTCGAGATCAATTGGAGATGTTTACTTGAAGAAACCCGAGTTTAACAGAGACCTGTTCCAGCAATGTGGTATACCTATTCCATTAAAAAGGGCTGTAATGACAGCAGAACCCTCGATCATTGTTCGAAATTTAAAGCCACAAGACATGTTTTTGATCTTTGCATCCGATGGTCTGTGGGAGCATTTAAGTGATGAAGCAGCTGTTGAAATTGTCTATAAAAATCCCAGAACTGTAAGCTTCTTCTCCCTAACACACTGCAATTCTTAATTATATCATTCTATTTTAAATTCAGAACATGGTTTTACAATCCTGGCGGGATTATAATCAAGTCCCTTGAAACTTTACATTTTCAGGGAATAGCGAAACGATTAGTTAGAGCTGCCATTAATGAGGCTGCAAAGAAAAGGGAAATGAGATATGATGACATAAAGAAAATTGAGAAAGGAGTAAGACGCCATTTTCATGACGACATTACTGTGGTTGTGATATATCTTGATCGTTCTGAAGGTTCTCTAAATAGTAGTAGATTCAAAAATCATAGCCCTTTTGACTGCACAACTGTTCCTATGGATATATTCTCTCTTAATGCTGATGAAGTAGACACTTCACTTCATGCAAATAACTGAGAATATCATTGTTGTCTTGTGAATATAATAAGCATATATTTATGTAGACACATTAGATGTTTATAGAGAGTTATTCTGGCTGGGAACAGAACAGAGTTTCATAGTTTTTATTACAAGGAAAGTTTGTGTGTAATTATGTAAATGGAGGGATTACAAGATTGAGCTACAGTTAAGTGTTAACATCCCAGCTTTGGGTTTTTGCTCGTTTACATTAGATGATTATCTTCTTtgttcttttataaaaaaatattcttCTTTTTATGGTAAATAGTTTGCTCAAATATTGTCCAATGTTTGTTGCCCTTTTCTCCCTATTTATTCATTTCAATACCCAATCCATTACGAAAAAATGTTTAGATATcataataatacaattaattTGATTGTCATCTAAGAATGAACAATATAAATTCACATGCAAACAAACTCttttttttaaacaaatcttTGTAAGGAAATTAAAGAGGTACTAACTTCATTAGGAAATGTAAGTTTTTCTTGGTTGTGTTTGTGTGAACGTGTTTTTATTTTATCCGTTCATTTCACTTTTTTTCGTTTAACTTGAATATTTGAGTTAGGTAGGTAGGCATCATAGGTTTAAAATGTTGAATCAGTCTttataattatgacaaaaaattCTTCATTCAACAAGTGTCATCGATTTTCCATTTGTCGTGTTTGTTAAGGTTTTTAACTTGATTATGTCATTGGCTAGTAAACAAAGAAAATGTAAAGCCGAACCAAAGAACACGGTTAGGGTCATCTGCCGCCAACCATTACTTATATCAATTTTCTTTTTTTGGATCATATTAACACAGATAATGAGTAGTAGTAGTGGATTATAAAGTCAAAATTATAGAATTTGTCACACCTAAAAATCTCTCTGGGCACCGTCCAATTGTTTTTTGGTAACGTCCAAAggtttataaatataaaaaaaggtAAAAATGGGGAACAATAAAATGGGATAATCAATCTTAAATGCAGTAATGGCGTTATGGGATCTCTTATTATTATTTGGCTTTGGATAAAATATGTTGATATGAAAACTAGGCTGATGAATAGAAAAAGTCCAGGTTTGATAAGATTATCATAATAAACAAATTAGTATATTCTCCAACAAGGTGACACATATACTACATACATATCTCTACATTAATTCTTCATTACTCTAACTCCCTTATAGTCAAAAGTAGTTGGTTAATCACAATCCTCAAATCTCAAAAGGAAACCACTTATTTAGAAATGTGAAAACACACTGATATTTCTTCACTGAACGTTTTTTATGGACTGAACACTATAGTCAgcaatttcaaaattattatcaaaaagaaaaattaaacgtATAAtcataaaattacaaacatataatcataaaattacatcaaatatgagatttttttttttaaaactttgaaATTTATGACAGTTTTTTTTCTTAGGTTTcttatggcatattttttttttacatttttatgggagtttttttttctcaaatatttgtaatattttatttatataccatatttttttatttaaagtttTAGTAGGTacttttaatatgttttgagattatttttataattttaatatatttctattattttttatcatttatattttataaaatattttttgacattattttttgaagaaaaaaaattgagacCTTCATCATCAtgcttttttatttctatttcttcttcttctcttccattttttattttttcaaatcaaCATTTTCTCCGCAGTAACCGGTTATCACTATTAAAAcaattttgcttttttttttgtggtagCAATCATATGTCACTGTTAATGTTTTCTTTTAGTGATATGTGgtaaatagttacaattataaaaatcaattttactttttaagtggtgttgtagtgactggttacaactataaaatatttttgaatttcttagtaatgtaccattatcaaaataccaTATGGATTGTAACTAGTTGCTCaatgagatttggaaaaaaaaattgatatgagaaaaataaacaaaattgatcgtgaaggtaactggttacagctaggtctgaaaaaaaaatatgaaaaaaaaaacactagttgcgatggtaactagttacttaccAAACCTGAAAACAAATAGGATTCAAGCAAAAAATCTAAACTTATCATAATCGTAATTGGTTACAGCTaagtttgaagaaaaaaaatcagatctaaaaaaaaaaataagaaccaATCGCCACAATACCTGGTCACTTAGTCAGGTGTGGAAACAAAATCAgtattaggattaatgccctaaaagcatgtaaatacattttattggttttaaataaaagtgcgattttattataattgaatgttataattattgtttgaattaattatataataatatcaagaaaattccatattcattcatgagaatatgatcttgtattagtacgagagaattaagatcatatataatgaataaaatagtcagtaacatattaaagtaaggaaactttaatgaatggttactagtacggtttactaagtatacgagatgcaagtaatctagattcggattactgatgtggatagacgtCTTAGTAAatttgttgtatataatagagattatatatgacaggaccgatgagaattaattatatttataaacttgtcgtttggcGTAAAGATTTATttccatttgtagatcagtctaaatcctgagtattcatgaactcatatttatgtttattggatcttttgatttactcgttagggtctcttagaataatgatgctaatgacttttgttttggagattcaatatcatggatggctgggagcatgaattacaatattgtaAACCAtgatttcctaacagatcgaatattggttcctttaagggttgattctggaactgaatagttattgagctcaaatctataattagattatagattaattattcgctagtgaattaatggtacttaagaatcaagaagtaattagaatggtaaaacggtaattttgaccagctctaattaacgaaccaataatggaggacagaactgttggggttttatgccctaattaaaactcaatttctttgtaatctcattttattatcaataaaagaatagaaataaaattttgacttggtcaatcactttactcacatgttttattttcatgattatttgtttaatataaatttctattaaatcccgagcatatagctaatcatatttatagtgacgtaatcacagtggaatataaatatgattatatgttcaaaataagttagtcctaagattagtcaatgcataggatttacactgacttgtcaatctacgatatgatctacttacacatcgcaatgttatgttctttccagaatattagcaaagtagataagatcagatgtatttgttacatcggactgcaccgatattgacaatagataggcTAAGTAAACATAcatttattatctattctagtcatatcatatagttgatcataagtcaaatcaatctcaattctaagtggttaatattctaactggttgtattacttgagttctttgacttgttcgttaccagcttaccctacggattatcacatacttacatcttgggaactcggtagtataattgagtgagagtgttaatcatagatatgaacatctatagcttctgatgaataagtgaaacgatggtttccttttagtttggttcaaggtactaaatgatagagatctcatttcagtagttaatattagtttactgaaatatcatttacaatgaactaagtgttttaaggataaaatacaatgaggggtaaaatagtattttagtctcatctcattgtagaccgtctatagaggattgagtgaaatttatgattgtaataatggacaattaataacgtatctatttTTGTTATAGAGCTTTCTATGTATTCAAGAGtacaattttgagtctttagtggagtcacgaggaattaataagttagtaaatttatttgttaaatttatgataacttattggagcttgatttcataggtccatggtcctcattgtaccttggataaaatcatctagatagtctcaattaatttatttaattatcaattagaattatcaaagttgaccaggtcaattttggatagtttcatagagttatacactttagagaagaaaagagattttaggacaGATTtcttaattaagacaaattgat
The genomic region above belongs to Humulus lupulus chromosome 1, drHumLupu1.1, whole genome shotgun sequence and contains:
- the LOC133808462 gene encoding probable protein phosphatase 2C 63 is translated as MLELCRRPLERCFGVGNGGDELLWHLGLKPYASGDYSIAAVQANFSLEDQGQVFTSPSATYVGIYDGHGGPEASRFITNHLFPYLQKFSTEQGGLSVDVIKKAFDATEEEFLHLVRQSWPARPQIASVGSCCLVGAISDDVLYVANLGDSRAVLGRRGFEGQSSNGTVVAERLSTDHNVAVEEVRKEVKDLHPDDSHIVVYTRGVWRIKGIIQVSRSIGDVYLKKPEFNRDLFQQCGIPIPLKRAVMTAEPSIIVRNLKPQDMFLIFASDGLWEHLSDEAAVEIVYKNPRTGIAKRLVRAAINEAAKKREMRYDDIKKIEKGVRRHFHDDITVVVIYLDRSEGSLNSSRFKNHSPFDCTTVPMDIFSLNADEVDTSLHANN